A single region of the Variovorax paradoxus genome encodes:
- a CDS encoding FAD-dependent oxidoreductase: protein MTDKNLEADVLIVGAGPVGLTLAMDLASHGLSVIICETRRFAEPPSVKCNHVSSRTMEQFRRLGVAQKLRDAGLPADYPNDVVFRTSATGMELARIPIPCRRDRYTATEGPDARWPTPEPPHRINQIYLEPILLRHTAALPGVRLLNRTQFTSLAQDGGGVSATALNLDSHATHTIRCRYMVGCDGGSSAVRKQIGAKLEGTAVIQRVQSTLIRAPQLRALMPGKPAWSCYAMNPRRCGTMFAIDGHETWLVHNHLNADEPEFDSVDRDKSLREILGVGPDFSYEIISKEDWVGRRLVANRFREGRVFLAGDAAHLWVPYAGYGMNAGIADALNLSWLLAACVRGWGDEGILDAYEAERLPITEQVSNFAMEHAQKMIRARRAVPQDIEAPGPEGDALRAEIGREAYELNVQQFCCAGLNFGYFYTGSPIIVADGEHAAPAYSMGGFTPSTVPGCRAPHFWLGDGRSLYDAFGPGYTLLRFDRSADVSALERAARAYGMPLTVVDIEAAEVPAAYMHRLVLCRADQHVAWRGAYVPPDAYELVAQLRGERRHLQGRRRLLRWEGVIA from the coding sequence ATGACAGACAAGAATCTCGAAGCCGACGTGCTGATCGTCGGTGCGGGCCCGGTGGGCCTCACGCTGGCGATGGACCTGGCCTCGCACGGCCTCTCGGTCATCATTTGCGAAACCCGCCGGTTCGCCGAGCCGCCGAGCGTGAAATGCAACCACGTGTCCTCGCGCACCATGGAGCAGTTTCGCCGCCTGGGCGTGGCGCAGAAGCTGCGCGACGCGGGCCTGCCGGCCGACTATCCCAACGACGTGGTGTTTCGCACCAGCGCAACGGGCATGGAGCTCGCGCGCATTCCCATTCCGTGCCGGCGCGACCGCTACACCGCAACGGAAGGACCCGATGCACGCTGGCCCACACCCGAGCCGCCGCACCGCATCAACCAGATCTACCTGGAGCCGATCTTGCTCAGGCACACGGCGGCGCTGCCCGGCGTGCGGTTGCTGAACCGCACGCAGTTCACCTCGCTCGCGCAGGACGGCGGCGGCGTGAGCGCCACCGCACTCAATCTCGACAGCCACGCGACGCACACCATTCGCTGCCGCTACATGGTGGGCTGCGACGGCGGCAGCTCCGCGGTGCGCAAGCAGATCGGCGCGAAGCTGGAGGGCACGGCCGTAATCCAGCGCGTGCAGTCCACCCTCATTCGCGCGCCGCAGCTGCGTGCGCTCATGCCGGGCAAGCCGGCGTGGTCTTGCTACGCCATGAACCCGCGCCGCTGCGGCACCATGTTCGCCATCGACGGCCACGAGACCTGGCTGGTGCACAACCACCTGAACGCCGACGAGCCCGAGTTCGATTCGGTCGACCGCGACAAGTCGCTGCGTGAAATCCTGGGGGTGGGGCCCGATTTTTCCTACGAGATCATCAGCAAGGAAGACTGGGTCGGGCGACGTCTTGTGGCCAACCGGTTTCGCGAAGGCCGCGTGTTCCTTGCGGGCGACGCGGCGCATCTGTGGGTGCCCTACGCGGGATACGGAATGAACGCGGGCATTGCCGATGCGCTCAACCTCTCGTGGCTGCTCGCGGCCTGCGTGCGGGGCTGGGGCGACGAAGGCATTCTCGATGCGTATGAAGCCGAGCGCCTGCCGATCACCGAGCAGGTGTCGAACTTTGCGATGGAACATGCGCAGAAGATGATTCGCGCGCGCCGCGCCGTGCCGCAGGACATCGAGGCGCCCGGGCCCGAGGGAGATGCGCTGCGCGCCGAGATCGGCCGCGAGGCGTACGAACTCAACGTGCAGCAGTTCTGCTGTGCGGGCCTGAACTTCGGCTACTTCTACACAGGCTCGCCGATCATCGTGGCAGATGGCGAGCACGCCGCGCCGGCCTATTCGATGGGCGGCTTCACGCCCTCCACGGTGCCGGGCTGCCGCGCGCCGCATTTCTGGCTGGGCGATGGCAGGTCGCTCTACGACGCGTTCGGGCCGGGCTACACGCTGCTGCGCTTCGATCGCAGCGCGGACGTATCGGCGCTCGAGCGCGCGGCGCGCGCTTACGGCATGCCGCTCACCGTGGTCGACATCGAGGCGGCCGAGGTACCTGCCGCATACATGCACCGACTGGTGCTGTGCCGCGCCGACCAGCATGTGGCGTGGCGCGGCGCCTATGTGCCACCCGATGCTTACGAACTGGTGGCGCAGCTGCGCGGCGAGCGGCGGCATCTTCAGGGCCGCAGGCGGCTGCTGAGGTGGGAAGGCGTGATCGCCTGA
- a CDS encoding Bug family tripartite tricarboxylate transporter substrate binding protein, with protein MTATMACQAHALRRKLLLLGTACALLTGTAHAQAPAAGDFPDKPIRMVVTFPPGGSADGVVRMLVPRMNDKLGQQVVVDNRPGAGGNVGLSLVAKAPADGYTLGVGAAGALSANTSLYAQMPFDPLKDFKPVGMLAAIPFVLVGHPSVAAKTQRELIALAKEKPGSLSIGHGGNGTAMHLSAALFSQMAGIKLVEVPYRGSGPAALDALAGQIPLAVVDLPSSLQQIKAGKLVAFAVTSPERLPMLPDVPTVAEGGLPGYDSTGWFGVVAPAGTPAPVVARLNAEINAALADEQNKAAMRNLGVEPSPGTPEAFSAYIRTETRKWAKVIQDAHIKLD; from the coding sequence ATGACTGCAACCATGGCCTGCCAGGCACATGCGCTTCGCCGGAAGCTACTGCTGCTGGGCACGGCGTGCGCACTGCTGACCGGTACCGCCCACGCACAGGCACCCGCCGCCGGCGACTTTCCCGACAAGCCCATTCGCATGGTGGTGACCTTTCCGCCCGGCGGCAGCGCCGATGGCGTAGTGCGCATGCTGGTGCCGCGCATGAACGACAAGCTCGGCCAGCAGGTGGTGGTGGACAACCGCCCCGGTGCCGGGGGCAACGTGGGCCTTTCGCTGGTGGCCAAGGCGCCCGCCGACGGCTACACGCTGGGTGTGGGCGCGGCCGGCGCGCTGTCGGCCAACACGAGCCTGTATGCGCAGATGCCCTTCGATCCGCTGAAGGACTTCAAGCCGGTGGGCATGCTCGCGGCCATTCCGTTCGTGCTCGTCGGACACCCTTCCGTGGCTGCGAAGACGCAGCGCGAATTGATTGCACTTGCAAAGGAAAAGCCGGGCTCGCTCTCCATCGGCCATGGTGGCAACGGCACGGCCATGCATCTCTCGGCCGCGCTGTTCTCGCAGATGGCGGGCATCAAGCTGGTGGAGGTGCCCTACCGCGGCTCGGGACCGGCGGCGCTCGATGCGCTGGCGGGCCAGATACCGCTCGCGGTGGTCGACCTGCCTTCGTCGCTGCAGCAGATCAAGGCCGGCAAGCTGGTTGCCTTCGCCGTCACAAGCCCCGAGCGGCTCCCCATGCTGCCCGACGTGCCGACCGTGGCCGAAGGCGGACTGCCCGGCTACGACTCGACCGGCTGGTTCGGCGTGGTTGCGCCCGCGGGCACACCGGCGCCCGTGGTGGCAAGGCTGAATGCGGAGATCAATGCCGCACTGGCCGACGAGCAGAACAAGGCCGCCATGCGCAACCTTGGCGTGGAGCCCTCGCCGGGCACGCCGGAGGCCTTTTCAGCTTACATCCGCACCGAAACGAGGAAGTGGGCCAAGGTGATCCAGGACGCCCACATCAAGCTTGACTGA
- a CDS encoding LysR family transcriptional regulator, whose amino-acid sequence MNANFSPTLRQLRAFLAVYQLRQLSAAAQKLFVTQSAVSMLIRQLEEGLGTRLFDRTTRSLKPTAAAEEMLSTVERVLRDVDSLSADFRELSTLERGRVTLAITPTLAALLLPDAMRVFAQQHPKVRVLVNDCAPDQFISRILGEHVDFGIGTPERPGAEVETQRLMRDHLALVCRSDHPLANARVVRWSDLGRYPVITVRPGYGVRPLIDGTAADAGVALDVVNEVSFLSTALWMTASGMGPSIMPSAFARAANDPSLVIKVLSAPRVARDVSVVTKRGHSLSAAARSFIDVLKQSL is encoded by the coding sequence ATGAACGCGAACTTCAGTCCTACGCTGCGCCAGTTGCGTGCATTTCTTGCCGTGTACCAGCTGCGACAGCTCAGTGCGGCGGCGCAAAAGCTCTTCGTCACGCAATCGGCGGTGAGCATGCTGATCCGCCAGCTCGAGGAAGGTCTGGGCACGCGCCTGTTCGACCGCACCACGCGTTCGCTCAAGCCCACCGCCGCCGCGGAAGAAATGCTCTCCACGGTCGAACGCGTGCTGCGCGATGTCGATTCGCTCTCGGCCGATTTCCGCGAACTCAGCACGCTCGAGCGCGGGCGCGTGACGCTGGCCATCACGCCCACGCTTGCCGCGCTGCTCCTGCCCGACGCGATGCGCGTGTTCGCCCAGCAGCATCCCAAGGTGCGCGTGCTGGTGAACGACTGCGCGCCCGACCAGTTCATTTCGCGCATCCTCGGCGAGCATGTGGATTTCGGAATCGGCACGCCCGAACGGCCCGGCGCCGAGGTCGAGACGCAGCGGCTGATGCGCGACCATCTCGCGCTGGTGTGCCGCAGCGACCATCCGCTGGCCAATGCACGCGTGGTCCGCTGGAGCGATCTCGGGCGCTACCCCGTGATTACCGTGCGGCCGGGCTACGGCGTGCGGCCGCTCATTGACGGCACCGCAGCCGATGCCGGCGTGGCGCTCGACGTGGTGAACGAAGTTTCGTTTCTTTCAACGGCACTGTGGATGACCGCCAGCGGCATGGGGCCGTCGATCATGCCCTCGGCCTTCGCCCGCGCCGCAAACGATCCGTCGCTGGTGATCAAGGTGCTCAGCGCGCCGCGCGTGGCGCGCGACGTCTCGGTGGTGACTAAGCGCGGGCATTCGCTGTCGGCGGCGGCGCGCAGCTTCATCGACGTGCTGAAGCAGTCGCTGTAG
- a CDS encoding DUF3053 domain-containing protein: protein MKTTLVRFNALCLCLAFSLLLAACGNKEAEQRAAFIGFLQTRVLDKPGLRVPAPNADEKASFGDYAQHYAVIADFNEGMNKSVSQPMGQVMAKGALRSVADLASRRDDLKAAKDGLGGLRTALDQELAKADAARAKLKQPDDLKQVYDKAYEKTVTAPAATFKEVFPALDAVFDGALAVGNYIEQNKSKIQVSGSTVAVTDPAVQAELNKMLQDLNGHSKAINAAQTKMQAMVRGG from the coding sequence ATGAAGACAACCCTCGTCCGTTTCAACGCGTTGTGCCTGTGCCTCGCATTCAGTCTCTTGCTCGCCGCCTGCGGCAACAAGGAGGCCGAGCAGCGCGCCGCATTCATCGGCTTCTTGCAGACCCGCGTGCTCGACAAGCCCGGCCTGCGCGTGCCCGCGCCCAACGCCGATGAAAAAGCCTCCTTCGGCGACTATGCGCAGCACTACGCGGTGATTGCCGACTTCAACGAAGGCATGAACAAGTCCGTCAGCCAGCCGATGGGCCAGGTCATGGCCAAGGGCGCGCTGCGCTCCGTTGCCGACCTGGCATCGCGGCGCGACGACCTCAAGGCTGCGAAAGACGGCCTGGGCGGCTTGCGCACCGCGCTCGACCAGGAGCTTGCCAAGGCCGACGCAGCGCGCGCCAAGCTCAAGCAGCCCGACGACCTGAAGCAGGTGTACGACAAGGCCTATGAAAAGACGGTGACAGCGCCGGCCGCCACCTTCAAGGAAGTGTTCCCCGCGCTCGATGCGGTGTTCGACGGCGCGCTGGCCGTGGGCAACTACATCGAGCAGAACAAGTCGAAGATCCAGGTCTCGGGCTCGACCGTGGCCGTGACCGACCCCGCGGTGCAGGCGGAGCTCAACAAGATGCTGCAGGACCTCAACGGCCATTCGAAGGCCATCAATGCCGCGCAAACGAAAATGCAGGCAATGGTGCGCGGGGGCTAA
- the thiL gene encoding thiamine-phosphate kinase, with amino-acid sequence MGEFDLITRYFKRPAKRSPLGVGDDCALLAPAPGMQLAVSSDMLVEGRHFLSTVDPARLGHKALAVNLSDLAACGARPLAFTLALALPGVDEPWLEGFSRGLFALADAHGCELVGGDTTRGPLNICITVFGEVPAGAALLRSGARAGDDIWVSGTLGDARLALEVFRGTLALPADIFAQARMRMEQPTPRVALGQALRGTASAAVDVSDGLVGDLGHILASSRVGATLDADAATSTVAAASTPGLSIEALRTCALSGGDDYELVFTAAPSARAAVEQAGKESLTRVTRIGRIDAEAGLRIVDASGSPVAQRFGSFDHFV; translated from the coding sequence ATGGGTGAATTCGACCTGATCACACGTTACTTCAAGCGTCCCGCCAAGCGCTCTCCGCTCGGCGTGGGCGACGACTGCGCCTTGCTCGCACCCGCGCCGGGCATGCAGTTGGCCGTGTCCTCCGACATGCTGGTCGAGGGCCGGCACTTTCTCTCGACGGTCGATCCGGCGCGGCTTGGCCACAAGGCGCTGGCGGTGAACCTCAGCGACCTTGCGGCCTGCGGCGCCAGGCCGCTGGCCTTCACGCTCGCGCTCGCATTGCCCGGGGTCGACGAGCCCTGGCTCGAAGGCTTTTCGCGCGGACTCTTTGCGCTGGCCGATGCGCACGGCTGCGAGCTTGTGGGCGGCGACACCACGCGCGGGCCGCTCAACATCTGCATCACGGTGTTCGGCGAAGTGCCGGCCGGCGCGGCGCTGCTGCGCTCTGGCGCGCGCGCGGGCGACGACATATGGGTCAGCGGCACGCTGGGCGATGCGCGGCTGGCGCTCGAAGTGTTTCGCGGCACGCTCGCATTGCCAGCCGACATCTTCGCGCAGGCAAGGATGCGCATGGAACAGCCGACGCCGCGCGTCGCATTGGGCCAGGCGTTGCGCGGCACCGCCTCGGCGGCGGTGGATGTGAGCGACGGGCTCGTCGGCGACCTGGGCCACATCCTCGCGTCGAGCCGGGTGGGCGCAACGCTCGATGCCGACGCGGCCACGAGCACGGTGGCCGCCGCATCCACACCGGGCTTGAGTATCGAGGCACTGCGCACCTGCGCGCTCTCGGGCGGCGACGACTACGAACTGGTTTTTACCGCGGCGCCCTCCGCGCGCGCCGCCGTGGAGCAAGCCGGCAAGGAAAGCCTCACTCGCGTGACGCGCATCGGCCGCATCGATGCCGAAGCAGGCCTGCGCATCGTGGACGCGAGCGGCTCACCCGTCGCGCAGCGATTCGGCTCGTTCGACCACTTCGTCTGA
- a CDS encoding isochorismatase family protein: protein MSNPTPRRALVAIDVQNEYFEGGGLPIEFPPVEQSLPNIAKAMDAARAAGTPVVVVRHHAPKGAPVFQADTHNGELHPEIAKRPRDHLITKAFPSVFTGTDFADWLARHEIDTLAVAGYMTHNCDASTVFEAMHRGLNVEFLSDATGALPYSNAAGQVSAEEIHRVFSVVFHSNFAAVASTEAWIAALQAGQAIEKDNVVMSNRRARG from the coding sequence ATGAGCAACCCCACCCCGCGCCGCGCCCTCGTCGCGATCGACGTGCAGAACGAGTATTTCGAAGGCGGCGGCCTGCCGATCGAATTTCCGCCCGTCGAGCAATCGCTGCCGAACATCGCCAAGGCCATGGACGCAGCTCGCGCGGCCGGCACGCCGGTGGTGGTGGTTCGCCATCACGCGCCCAAGGGAGCGCCGGTGTTCCAGGCCGACACCCACAACGGCGAACTGCATCCAGAGATTGCAAAGCGCCCGCGCGACCACCTGATCACCAAGGCATTCCCCAGCGTGTTCACTGGCACCGACTTTGCCGACTGGCTCGCGCGCCATGAGATCGACACGCTCGCCGTGGCCGGCTACATGACTCACAACTGCGACGCCTCGACGGTGTTCGAGGCCATGCACCGCGGACTGAACGTGGAGTTTCTTTCTGATGCCACCGGCGCGCTGCCCTACTCGAATGCAGCCGGCCAGGTCAGCGCCGAAGAAATCCACCGCGTCTTCAGCGTCGTGTTCCATAGCAATTTCGCGGCCGTGGCGAGCACCGAGGCATGGATTGCCGCCCTGCAAGCCGGCCAAGCGATCGAGAAGGACAACGTGGTGATGTCGAACCGCCGCGCGCGGGGGTGA
- a CDS encoding helix-turn-helix domain-containing protein: MATKPAETIAVVAFDGISPFHLSVPCMVFGEDRTEAGDLRFRLLVCGIEPGPLRTNAGFTLTVPHGLEALRKAQIVVVPSWRDDRRPAPPALIRALQAAHRRGAIVVGLCLGAFVLAEAGLLDGRPATTHWNLAEAFARQYPKVTLHPEVLYVDDGDVLTSAGTAAGIDCCLHLLRVRYGAEAANRAARRMVVAPHREGGQAQYIERPVPAAAESDRLAPLLEWLGRHLHSPHELDDLARRSLMSRRTFTRRFREATGTTVGQWLQNQRLALAQRLLETTGQPIEQVATDAGFGSAVSLRKHFVAAFKTSPTAYRRQFSQEAVAA, encoded by the coding sequence ATGGCCACAAAACCTGCGGAAACCATTGCCGTCGTTGCCTTCGATGGCATCAGTCCTTTTCACCTGTCGGTGCCGTGTATGGTCTTCGGCGAAGACCGCACGGAAGCGGGCGACCTGCGCTTTCGTCTGCTGGTGTGCGGCATCGAGCCCGGCCCGCTGCGCACCAATGCCGGCTTCACGCTGACGGTGCCGCACGGCCTGGAGGCGCTCAGAAAGGCGCAGATCGTGGTCGTTCCTTCATGGCGCGACGACAGGCGGCCCGCGCCGCCCGCGCTGATCCGGGCGCTGCAGGCGGCGCATCGGCGCGGTGCCATCGTGGTGGGGCTGTGCCTGGGCGCATTCGTGCTGGCCGAAGCGGGCCTGCTCGACGGCCGCCCGGCCACCACGCACTGGAACCTGGCCGAAGCCTTTGCCAGGCAATATCCCAAGGTCACGCTGCACCCCGAGGTGCTGTACGTCGACGACGGCGATGTGCTCACTTCGGCCGGCACAGCAGCAGGTATCGACTGCTGTCTTCATCTGCTGCGGGTGCGCTACGGCGCCGAGGCGGCCAACCGCGCCGCGCGGCGCATGGTGGTTGCGCCGCACCGCGAGGGCGGGCAGGCGCAGTACATCGAGCGGCCGGTGCCCGCCGCTGCAGAAAGCGACCGCCTTGCGCCGCTGCTCGAGTGGCTGGGCCGCCATTTGCACAGCCCGCATGAGCTGGACGACCTTGCCAGGCGCTCGCTGATGAGCCGGCGCACCTTTACGCGGCGCTTTCGCGAAGCCACCGGCACCACCGTCGGCCAGTGGCTGCAGAACCAGCGCCTGGCGCTGGCCCAGCGGCTGCTGGAGACAACCGGCCAGCCCATCGAACAGGTGGCGACGGACGCCGGCTTCGGCTCGGCGGTGTCGCTGCGAAAGCACTTCGTCGCGGCATTCAAGACCTCGCCCACGGCGTACCGCAGGCAGTTCTCGCAGGAGGCCGTCGCCGCCTGA
- a CDS encoding YbdK family carboxylate-amine ligase: MADSDDFRSPALPSDPASRVVKLEPFNRSEALSLGVELELQLVNTHDYDLAPYAEDMLRLMAQTPLPGSVVPEMTSSMIEISTDICHSAQDVITQLSPIREALIKNADKLNIAVVGGGTHAFQQWHERRIYDKPRFRELSELYGYLSKQFTIFGQHVHIGCPDADAALLMLHRMSRYIPHFIALSASSPFVQGQDTQFDSARLNSVFAFPLSGRAPFTLSWKEFEAYFERMTRTGVVRSMKDFYWDIRPKPEFGTIEIRVFDTPLTVERAAALAGYVQSLAAWFLQEQPFEPTEDDYLVYTYNRFQACRFGLDAVYVDPASGQHMPLRDHILMTMTQLEWHSEALNATQALGELRTSVEANRNDARWLREKQGKERLLAEVVRQAALRFRGAA; this comes from the coding sequence ATGGCGGACAGCGACGACTTCCGCTCGCCGGCGCTTCCCTCGGATCCCGCGAGCCGCGTGGTCAAGCTGGAGCCCTTCAACCGCTCCGAAGCACTGTCGCTCGGCGTGGAACTGGAGCTTCAGCTCGTCAACACGCACGACTACGACCTGGCGCCCTATGCCGAGGACATGCTCCGGCTGATGGCGCAAACCCCGCTGCCCGGCAGCGTGGTGCCCGAGATGACCTCGAGCATGATCGAGATCTCGACCGACATCTGCCATTCGGCGCAAGACGTCATCACGCAGCTTTCGCCCATTCGCGAGGCGCTGATCAAGAATGCCGACAAGCTCAACATCGCGGTGGTGGGCGGCGGCACTCACGCGTTCCAGCAGTGGCATGAGCGGCGCATCTACGACAAGCCGCGCTTTCGCGAGCTGTCGGAGCTGTACGGCTACCTGAGCAAGCAGTTCACCATCTTCGGCCAGCACGTGCACATCGGCTGCCCCGATGCAGACGCGGCCTTGCTGATGCTGCACCGCATGTCGCGCTACATCCCGCACTTCATTGCGCTGTCGGCCTCGTCGCCGTTCGTGCAGGGGCAGGACACGCAATTCGACTCGGCCCGGCTCAACTCGGTGTTCGCGTTTCCGCTCTCGGGGCGCGCGCCCTTCACCTTGAGCTGGAAAGAATTCGAAGCGTACTTCGAGCGCATGACCCGCACCGGCGTCGTGCGCAGCATGAAGGACTTTTATTGGGACATCCGGCCCAAGCCGGAGTTCGGCACCATCGAGATTCGCGTGTTCGACACGCCGCTCACGGTGGAGCGCGCCGCGGCGCTGGCGGGCTACGTGCAGTCGCTGGCCGCGTGGTTTCTGCAGGAGCAGCCCTTCGAGCCGACGGAAGACGACTACCTGGTCTACACCTACAACCGCTTCCAGGCCTGCCGCTTCGGGCTCGACGCGGTGTATGTCGACCCCGCCAGCGGCCAGCACATGCCGCTGCGCGATCACATCCTCATGACCATGACGCAGCTCGAATGGCACAGCGAGGCGCTCAACGCCACGCAAGCGCTCGGCGAGCTGCGCACCAGCGTGGAAGCCAACCGCAACGATGCGCGCTGGCTGCGCGAGAAGCAGGGCAAGGAGCGCCTGTTGGCCGAGGTGGTGCGGCAGGCGGCGCTGCGCTTTCGCGGCGCGGCCTGA
- a CDS encoding cation:proton antiporter — protein MNLTSFINDLLGFWSEWLRPSAGLPTVLWSLLLAAAAASGHLVQRYLGLPKVVGYSIVGAVVGFAGFEGAIWPLRGISLFLLELGAAVVLFEAGGRLPLRWFRHNPMVLGQSLLEATLTYFGVLWTLQLLGLPDPVANPIALMAIVASPAVLSRVIMDTRASGPVTERAMTLATLNTFYALALGYAQAGLIERAPQTLLQKLYPVAVVLGLSFVIGAILALALRTALRFMSPTSESTSILLLALIAAGAALTAHVGGSAPLAALIGGVLLKTLNPKPWAWQRQLGTAASLLTMLMFVLVSIVAAQADWTLPVASVVLAVIVVRLFAKIAGVAIANPGSGASWKQAFWVGCAMSPLSAIALLIASNFTTASPLLGTMITQVALPSILLMEVMGAVLATVAIHAVGESSVPWAPQAFSTTEDTQR, from the coding sequence ATGAATTTGACGAGTTTCATCAACGACCTGCTGGGCTTCTGGTCCGAGTGGCTGCGCCCTTCGGCGGGCCTGCCTACCGTGCTGTGGTCGCTTTTGCTGGCCGCCGCGGCGGCCTCCGGCCACCTGGTGCAGCGCTACCTGGGCTTGCCCAAGGTGGTCGGCTATTCGATCGTGGGCGCAGTGGTCGGCTTTGCCGGTTTCGAGGGCGCCATCTGGCCTCTGCGCGGCATCAGCCTGTTCCTGCTGGAGCTGGGCGCCGCTGTTGTGCTGTTCGAAGCCGGCGGCCGGCTGCCGCTGCGCTGGTTCCGCCACAACCCGATGGTGCTGGGGCAAAGCCTGCTGGAAGCCACTCTCACCTACTTCGGCGTGCTGTGGACACTGCAGCTGCTGGGCCTGCCCGACCCAGTGGCCAACCCCATTGCGCTGATGGCCATCGTCGCCTCGCCGGCGGTGCTGAGCCGCGTGATCATGGATACGCGCGCCTCGGGCCCCGTGACCGAGCGCGCCATGACGCTGGCCACGCTCAACACCTTTTATGCGCTGGCGCTCGGCTATGCGCAGGCGGGCCTGATCGAGCGTGCGCCGCAAACCCTGCTGCAAAAGCTCTATCCGGTGGCGGTGGTGCTCGGCCTGTCGTTCGTGATCGGCGCCATCCTGGCGCTGGCGCTTCGCACGGCGCTGCGGTTCATGAGCCCGACGAGCGAGAGCACCTCGATCCTTCTGCTCGCGCTGATTGCGGCCGGAGCCGCCCTCACGGCCCACGTCGGCGGCTCCGCGCCGCTGGCCGCGCTGATCGGCGGTGTGCTGCTGAAGACGCTCAACCCCAAGCCCTGGGCCTGGCAGCGGCAGCTCGGCACGGCCGCATCGCTGCTCACCATGCTGATGTTCGTGCTGGTGTCCATCGTGGCGGCGCAGGCCGACTGGACCTTGCCCGTTGCCAGCGTGGTGCTGGCGGTGATCGTGGTTCGCCTGTTTGCCAAGATTGCCGGCGTGGCCATTGCCAACCCCGGCAGCGGCGCCAGCTGGAAGCAGGCCTTCTGGGTAGGCTGCGCCATGTCGCCGCTGTCGGCGATCGCGCTGTTGATCGCATCCAACTTCACCACCGCCTCGCCGCTGCTCGGCACCATGATCACGCAGGTGGCCCTGCCCTCGATTCTCCTGATGGAAGTGATGGGCGCCGTGCTCGCCACCGTGGCCATTCACGCGGTGGGCGAGAGCTCGGTGCCTTGGGCGCCACAGGCTTTCAGCACCACGGAGGACACGCAGCGATGA
- the apaG gene encoding Co2+/Mg2+ efflux protein ApaG: protein MSHSPFSVQVEPRYLADQSSSKDNIYTFSYTITITNVGQVGAQLIARHWLINDASGHAQEVKGLGVIGQQPLLAPGESFRYTSGCRLQAPSGTMHGSFFVVTEEGERFDVPVPMFVLEADIGGAPVSRVLH from the coding sequence ATGTCACACAGCCCCTTCAGCGTCCAGGTCGAGCCCCGCTACTTGGCCGACCAGTCCTCCTCCAAGGACAACATCTACACCTTCTCCTACACGATCACCATCACGAACGTGGGCCAGGTGGGCGCGCAGTTGATCGCGCGCCACTGGCTCATCAACGACGCCTCCGGCCATGCGCAGGAAGTCAAAGGGCTTGGCGTGATCGGCCAGCAGCCGCTGCTGGCGCCGGGGGAATCGTTCCGCTATACCAGCGGCTGCCGCCTGCAGGCGCCGAGCGGCACCATGCACGGCAGCTTCTTCGTGGTGACTGAAGAGGGGGAGCGCTTCGACGTGCCGGTACCGATGTTCGTGCTGGAGGCCGACATCGGCGGAGCGCCTGTATCGCGTGTGTTGCACTAG
- the rpe gene encoding ribulose-phosphate 3-epimerase has translation MSTPFRIAPSILSADFAHLGDELTKVIAAGADWIHFDVMDNHYVPNLTFGPMICKALKPYAKTADGEPVPVDVHLMIQPVDALAASFAEAGADYISFHPDASPHVNRSIQAIKGAGCKAGLVFNPGLGLEALDWAIDDIDLILIMSVNPGFGGQSFIDSALRKIELARKRIEQSGRDIRLEVDGGIKADNIARVASAGADTFVAGSAIFNAKDYGAVISSMRDQLAGVGKKK, from the coding sequence ATGAGCACGCCGTTCCGCATCGCCCCCTCCATTCTTTCCGCCGATTTCGCCCACCTTGGCGACGAGCTGACCAAGGTCATCGCCGCCGGCGCCGACTGGATCCATTTCGACGTGATGGACAACCATTACGTGCCGAACCTGACCTTCGGTCCGATGATCTGCAAGGCCCTGAAGCCCTACGCCAAGACGGCGGACGGCGAGCCGGTGCCGGTCGACGTGCACCTGATGATCCAGCCCGTCGACGCGCTGGCCGCGTCTTTTGCGGAAGCGGGCGCCGACTACATCAGCTTTCACCCCGACGCGTCGCCGCACGTCAACCGTAGCATCCAGGCCATCAAGGGCGCGGGCTGCAAGGCGGGGCTGGTGTTCAACCCGGGGCTGGGGCTGGAGGCGCTGGACTGGGCCATCGACGACATCGACCTGATCCTGATCATGTCGGTGAACCCCGGTTTCGGCGGGCAGAGTTTCATCGACTCGGCGCTGCGCAAGATCGAACTCGCGCGCAAGCGCATCGAGCAAAGCGGCCGCGACATCCGGCTGGAGGTGGACGGCGGCATCAAGGCCGACAACATTGCGCGCGTGGCCTCCGCGGGCGCCGACACCTTCGTGGCCGGCAGCGCGATCTTCAATGCCAAGGACTACGGCGCGGTGATCTCGTCCATGCGCGACCAGCTCGCCGGCGTCGGCAAGAAGAAGTAA